One part of the Desulfuromonas sp. genome encodes these proteins:
- the gcvH gene encoding glycine cleavage system protein GcvH → MEFPEDLKYTEEHEWVLPEDDLVAVGITDYAQDALGDVVFVELPEVGVVLEAGKAFGVVESVKAVSDIYAPLSGEVVEINEELTDTPELINTSPYEDGWMIKIKVTDPGEVEDLMDAEAYQAFLEEE, encoded by the coding sequence ATGGAATTTCCCGAGGATTTGAAGTACACCGAGGAGCATGAGTGGGTTCTCCCCGAGGACGACCTGGTGGCGGTGGGGATCACCGATTACGCCCAGGACGCCCTTGGGGATGTGGTCTTCGTGGAACTGCCCGAGGTCGGGGTTGTGCTCGAGGCCGGCAAGGCCTTCGGGGTGGTGGAGTCTGTCAAAGCCGTTTCCGACATCTATGCTCCCCTTTCCGGGGAGGTGGTGGAGATCAACGAGGAACTTACGGACACCCCTGAGCTGATCAATACCTCCCCGTACGAGGACGGGTGGATGATCAAGATCAAGGTGACCGATCCGGGCGAGGTCGAGGACCTGATGGACGCCGAGGCCTATCAGGCCTTCCTCGAGGAAGAGTAG
- the gcvT gene encoding glycine cleavage system aminomethyltransferase GcvT, with translation MLKKTPLHEVHKKLGARLVEFGGWEMPVQYRGVIEEHLAVRNAAGLFDVSHMGEIEVAGAGALAFLQELTVNDVSKLANGQVQYSAMCHPHGGTIDDLTVYRFGAEHYLLCVNASNAEIDFAWMEEVLEEGDFPPLSLRNVSENFAQIALQGPASETILSRLTDTDLARVTYYHFCEGLLAGEPCIISRTGYTGEDGFELYLAPEAAETLWSALLEAGTAEGLVPAGLGARDTLRLEMAYPLYGHELSSQISPLEARLGWITRLDKPSFIGREALLRMKQEGLPRQLVGFVLTEPGVPRAGYPVMAGGKEVGVVTSGTMSPILRVGVGLALVQAGYGAEGTSLQIGIRSRRVAARVTKTPFVETRKVQ, from the coding sequence ATGCTCAAGAAGACCCCCTTGCACGAGGTTCACAAAAAGCTCGGTGCGCGCCTGGTCGAATTCGGGGGCTGGGAGATGCCGGTGCAGTACCGGGGGGTCATCGAGGAGCATCTGGCGGTGCGCAATGCCGCCGGTCTGTTCGACGTCTCCCACATGGGCGAGATCGAGGTCGCAGGGGCCGGCGCCCTGGCTTTTCTCCAGGAACTCACCGTCAACGACGTCTCGAAGCTGGCCAACGGCCAGGTCCAGTACAGCGCCATGTGCCATCCCCACGGCGGGACCATCGACGATCTCACCGTCTACCGATTCGGTGCCGAGCATTACCTGCTCTGCGTCAACGCCTCTAATGCGGAAATCGATTTCGCCTGGATGGAAGAGGTGCTTGAGGAGGGGGATTTCCCTCCCCTGTCGCTTCGCAATGTCAGCGAAAACTTCGCCCAAATCGCCCTGCAGGGGCCGGCCAGCGAGACAATCCTTTCCCGCCTGACCGATACCGACCTGGCCCGAGTCACCTATTACCATTTCTGCGAAGGGCTGCTGGCCGGTGAGCCCTGCATCATCTCGCGAACCGGGTATACCGGCGAGGACGGGTTTGAACTCTACCTCGCCCCCGAAGCTGCAGAGACGCTGTGGAGCGCTCTGCTCGAGGCCGGCACCGCTGAAGGCCTGGTGCCTGCCGGGCTGGGAGCCCGGGACACCCTGCGCCTGGAAATGGCTTACCCTCTCTACGGCCACGAGCTCTCCTCCCAGATCTCCCCCCTCGAGGCGAGGCTCGGCTGGATCACCCGCCTCGACAAGCCCTCGTTCATCGGTCGCGAGGCCCTGCTGCGCATGAAGCAGGAGGGGCTGCCGCGGCAGCTGGTGGGGTTTGTCTTGACCGAGCCGGGGGTGCCCCGCGCCGGATACCCGGTCATGGCCGGGGGGAAGGAGGTCGGGGTGGTGACCAGCGGCACCATGAGTCCGATCCTGCGGGTGGGCGTCGGCCTGGCCCTGGTGCAGGCGGGCTATGGCGCCGAGGGGACGTCTCTGCAGATCGGCATCCGCAGTCGCCGGGTGGCGGCCCGGGTGACGAAGACCCCTTTCGTGGAGACGCGAAAGGTTCAATGA
- a CDS encoding methylenetetrahydrofolate reductase, which yields MSKLQQQLDSGEFVVTAEIAPPKGTDVSGALAGARALNGVTAVNVTDNQGANMRMTPLAVAALLVREGIEPILQLTCRDRNRLALQSDLLGAAALGVENLLLLSGDHVRFGDHPGAKAVFDLDSVQLLQVVNGLSGGQDMAGKSLAGSPAFFAGAAVTPEAEPFELMFQKFSKKVESGARFFQTQAVYEPARLEQFMDEARPLGTPILLGVLLLKSARMARFLNEHIPGVRVPESLIARLEGAARPLDEGVAIAREMVGHAREHCQGVHLMTLGHEERIPEILG from the coding sequence ATGTCCAAACTCCAGCAACAGCTCGACTCCGGAGAGTTCGTGGTCACGGCCGAGATCGCTCCGCCCAAGGGGACCGATGTCTCCGGCGCCCTGGCTGGCGCCCGCGCCCTGAACGGGGTGACGGCGGTCAACGTCACCGACAACCAGGGGGCCAATATGCGCATGACCCCCCTGGCCGTGGCGGCCCTGCTGGTACGCGAGGGGATCGAGCCGATCCTGCAGCTGACCTGCCGGGACCGCAACCGTCTGGCCCTGCAGTCGGACCTGCTCGGGGCTGCGGCCCTCGGGGTGGAGAACCTGTTGCTTCTTTCTGGAGACCATGTGCGCTTCGGGGACCATCCCGGGGCGAAGGCGGTCTTCGATCTCGATTCGGTCCAGCTGCTGCAGGTCGTGAACGGCCTCTCCGGGGGGCAGGACATGGCCGGCAAGTCCCTGGCCGGATCTCCCGCCTTCTTCGCCGGAGCGGCCGTGACCCCCGAGGCGGAGCCCTTCGAGCTGATGTTTCAGAAGTTCAGCAAAAAGGTGGAGTCGGGGGCGCGCTTTTTCCAGACCCAGGCGGTCTACGAACCGGCCCGGTTGGAGCAGTTCATGGACGAGGCTCGGCCCCTCGGGACGCCCATCCTCCTCGGGGTGCTGCTGCTCAAGAGCGCCAGAATGGCCCGCTTTCTCAACGAGCATATCCCCGGCGTGAGGGTGCCCGAGAGCCTGATCGCACGCCTGGAGGGAGCGGCCCGTCCCCTCGACGAGGGGGTGGCCATCGCCCGGGAGATGGTCGGGCATGCCCGGGAGCACTGTCAGGGGGTCCATCTCATGACCCTCGGGCACGAGGAGCGGATCCCCGAGATACTCGGCTGA
- a CDS encoding methylenetetrahydrofolate reductase C-terminal domain-containing protein yields MIISEQKSREELLKALEGKTRLFLVGCAACATACKSGGEEEVFQMQEWLASLGKEVTGSVVIEEACHIMRAARDLRHHKLPVEEAEALLVLACGAGVQAVSSNTDKRVIGALNTLFLGNIRRFGHYEEKCSLCGECILNETAGICPVTNCAKGLLNGPCGGMEDGKCEADRNLDCAWHTIFERLKKQGRKGVFARAVSAKNWGKVGKPGRHKIGNK; encoded by the coding sequence ATGATCATCAGCGAACAGAAAAGCAGGGAAGAGCTTCTCAAGGCCCTCGAAGGAAAGACCCGCCTCTTCCTGGTGGGCTGCGCGGCCTGCGCCACGGCCTGCAAGTCCGGCGGCGAGGAGGAAGTCTTCCAGATGCAGGAGTGGCTCGCCTCGCTCGGCAAAGAGGTGACCGGCAGCGTGGTCATCGAGGAGGCCTGCCACATCATGCGCGCCGCCCGCGACCTGCGCCATCACAAATTGCCGGTGGAGGAGGCCGAGGCGCTACTGGTGCTGGCCTGCGGCGCCGGAGTCCAGGCCGTCTCGAGCAACACCGACAAGCGGGTCATCGGCGCCCTCAATACGCTATTTCTCGGCAACATCCGCCGGTTCGGCCATTACGAGGAGAAATGCTCCCTGTGCGGGGAGTGCATCCTCAATGAAACCGCCGGCATCTGCCCGGTGACCAACTGCGCCAAGGGGCTTCTCAACGGTCCCTGCGGAGGGATGGAAGACGGCAAGTGCGAGGCCGACCGCAATCTCGACTGCGCCTGGCACACGATCTTCGAGCGGCTCAAGAAGCAGGGGCGCAAGGGGGTTTTCGCCCGCGCCGTTTCCGCCAAGAACTGGGGCAAGGTGGGCAAGCCGGGCCGGCACAAGATCGGGAACAAGTGA
- the folD gene encoding bifunctional methylenetetrahydrofolate dehydrogenase/methenyltetrahydrofolate cyclohydrolase FolD has translation MEKIIDGKAIAARMRQTIADDVAQLTARGTTPGLAVVLVGEDPASRVYVSMKEKACAQAGIYSDEHKLPAETSEAQLLSLIDELNSNERIDGILVQLPLPEHIDEAKVLEAISPAKDVDGFHPYNVGRLVTGNPLFQPCTPYGIMKMLEYSGVDLTGKEVVVVGRSNIVGKPVALMCLAKHATVTLCHSRTKGLADTVRRADVVIAAVGRPEMVKGDWIKEGAVVIDVGVNRVGEKKLVGDVEFEAARQRASAITPVPGGVGPMTITMLLYNTVEGAKRRDASK, from the coding sequence GTGGAAAAGATTATCGACGGCAAGGCCATAGCGGCCCGGATGAGGCAGACCATTGCGGATGATGTAGCCCAGCTAACGGCCCGGGGCACCACCCCCGGCCTGGCGGTGGTGCTGGTGGGGGAGGACCCGGCCAGCCGGGTTTACGTCTCCATGAAGGAGAAGGCCTGCGCCCAGGCCGGCATCTATTCGGACGAGCACAAGCTGCCGGCCGAGACCAGCGAGGCCCAGCTCCTGTCCCTTATCGACGAGCTCAACAGCAACGAACGCATCGACGGCATCCTGGTGCAGCTGCCCCTGCCGGAGCACATCGACGAGGCCAAGGTGCTCGAGGCGATCTCTCCGGCCAAGGACGTGGACGGCTTTCACCCCTACAACGTCGGCCGACTCGTCACAGGAAACCCCCTTTTCCAGCCCTGCACGCCCTACGGGATCATGAAGATGCTGGAATATTCGGGGGTTGACCTGACCGGAAAGGAAGTCGTGGTGGTGGGCCGCTCCAACATCGTGGGCAAGCCCGTGGCCCTGATGTGTCTGGCCAAGCACGCCACGGTGACCCTCTGCCACTCCCGCACCAAGGGGCTGGCCGATACGGTGCGGCGGGCCGACGTGGTCATCGCCGCGGTGGGGCGGCCCGAGATGGTCAAGGGCGACTGGATCAAGGAGGGGGCCGTTGTCATCGACGTGGGCGTCAACCGGGTCGGCGAGAAGAAGCTGGTCGGGGACGTCGAATTCGAGGCCGCCCGGCAGCGGGCCAGCGCCATTACCCCGGTTCCCGGCGGGGTCGGTCCGATGACCATCACCATGCTCCTCTACAACACGGTGGAGGGCGCCAAGCGCCGCGACGCCAGCAAGTAG
- a CDS encoding zinc ribbon domain-containing protein codes for MPMYEYECQACGLVFEARQKFSDAPLSECGSCGGAVKKLISQTAFSLKGGGWYQQGYAEGAKPAACSSPGGAQGGCAGCPKAANE; via the coding sequence ATGCCCATGTACGAATACGAGTGTCAGGCCTGCGGCCTGGTTTTCGAGGCCCGGCAGAAATTTTCCGATGCGCCGCTGTCCGAATGCGGCTCCTGCGGCGGAGCGGTAAAAAAGCTGATTTCCCAGACGGCCTTCTCCCTCAAGGGGGGCGGGTGGTACCAGCAGGGGTATGCAGAGGGCGCAAAGCCCGCTGCCTGCAGCTCCCCGGGAGGCGCCCAGGGAGGCTGCGCCGGCTGCCCCAAGGCGGCCAACGAATAG
- a CDS encoding PAS domain S-box protein, with the protein MALLPFLGKGLGEPVNENWRERLGEALALDRARECEEQFGERWYSLSLVPVSEGGYINLYGRDVTKRHRAEEALRHSEEQVRLLLDSTAEAIYGLDPAGNCTFVNPSCLRMLGYADESELLGNNMHDLIHHHRIDGSLYPKEECQVYLAFKEGRGVHTDAEVLWRSDGTNFPVEYWSYPILKDGEGIGSVVTFIDITERKQAEMTMRFALQEAEVSREKIAAILKSVTDGLIVTDLNRRVVLMNRAAEKFLGTTLGEAFSRPVQDLIPAKGVAEEVLGILRGQVPGEGQEWEQSDAASDRAWMIQARSSGVKGAGGNISGAITTLRDVTREREIDQMKNEFISTAAHELRTPLTSVLGYTELLLNPEEYGISGEEQRREYLNYVYDKAQALGGIIEDLLDLSRVQAGKVLSLSPGPCEIGALLGKVVDPYRKLSSRHRFELVLPEEPVTLVADQKKLEQVLDNLISNAVKFSPDGGEIRVKGQVLKGRYQVTVRDEGIGMTSEGVARVFDKFYRVDASTTAVAGLGLGMAIAKSIIDAHGGTIRVESEPGKGTKVTFSLPLA; encoded by the coding sequence ATGGCATTGTTGCCCTTCCTGGGGAAGGGGTTGGGCGAGCCGGTCAACGAAAACTGGCGCGAACGGCTCGGCGAGGCGTTGGCCCTGGACCGGGCGAGGGAATGCGAGGAACAGTTCGGGGAGCGCTGGTACAGCCTCTCCCTGGTGCCGGTGAGCGAGGGGGGCTACATCAACCTCTACGGCCGGGACGTGACCAAGCGGCACCGGGCTGAGGAGGCGTTGCGCCACAGCGAGGAACAGGTGCGTTTGCTCCTCGACTCCACCGCCGAGGCCATCTACGGCCTCGACCCTGCGGGAAACTGCACCTTCGTGAACCCGTCCTGCCTGCGGATGCTGGGCTATGCGGACGAGAGCGAACTGCTCGGCAATAACATGCATGATCTCATCCATCACCACCGCATCGACGGGAGTCTCTACCCGAAGGAGGAGTGCCAGGTCTATCTCGCCTTCAAGGAGGGGAGGGGGGTGCACACGGACGCGGAGGTCCTCTGGCGTTCCGATGGGACGAACTTCCCCGTCGAGTACTGGTCGTACCCCATTCTCAAGGACGGGGAGGGGATCGGCTCGGTGGTGACCTTCATCGACATCACCGAGCGCAAGCAGGCGGAAATGACCATGCGGTTCGCCCTGCAGGAGGCCGAGGTGTCCCGCGAAAAGATCGCCGCCATATTGAAGTCGGTCACCGACGGTCTCATTGTGACCGACCTGAATCGGCGGGTTGTCCTCATGAACCGTGCCGCTGAGAAGTTCCTCGGTACCACCCTCGGCGAGGCCTTCTCCCGGCCGGTCCAGGACCTGATCCCTGCAAAAGGGGTGGCCGAGGAGGTCCTCGGGATTCTCCGGGGGCAAGTCCCCGGAGAGGGACAGGAGTGGGAGCAGTCCGATGCTGCGAGCGACCGGGCCTGGATGATCCAGGCCAGGAGTTCGGGGGTGAAAGGAGCCGGGGGGAATATTTCCGGAGCCATAACGACCCTGCGCGACGTGACCCGGGAGCGGGAGATCGACCAGATGAAGAACGAGTTCATCTCCACCGCGGCCCATGAACTGCGTACCCCCCTGACCTCGGTGCTCGGCTACACCGAACTGCTGCTCAACCCCGAGGAATACGGAATCTCCGGAGAGGAGCAGCGGCGGGAGTACCTGAACTATGTCTATGACAAGGCGCAGGCGCTGGGCGGCATCATCGAGGACCTGCTCGACCTCAGCCGGGTGCAGGCGGGCAAGGTACTCTCCCTCTCCCCGGGGCCCTGCGAGATCGGGGCGCTCCTTGGAAAGGTGGTCGATCCCTATCGCAAACTCTCCAGTCGTCACCGCTTCGAACTCGTCCTGCCCGAGGAGCCGGTGACCCTGGTGGCCGATCAGAAAAAGCTGGAGCAGGTGCTGGACAACCTGATCAGCAATGCGGTCAAGTTCTCCCCTGACGGGGGGGAGATCCGGGTGAAGGGGCAGGTGCTGAAGGGGCGCTATCAGGTCACCGTCAGGGACGAAGGGATCGGCATGACGTCCGAGGGGGTCGCCAGGGTCTTCGACAAGTTCTACCGCGTCGACGCCTCCACGACGGCGGTGGCGGGACTCGGCCTGGGCATGGCCATCGCCAAGAGCATCATCGACGCTCACGGGGGAACCATCCGTGTCGAAAGCGAGCCGGGCAAGGGGACAAAGGTGACATTCAGCCTTCCTCTGGCGTGA